The following are from one region of the Saccharomyces kudriavzevii IFO 1802 strain IFO1802 genome assembly, chromosome: 12 genome:
- the AYT1 gene encoding acetyltransferase (similar to Saccharomyces cerevisiae AYT1 (YLL063C)) translates to MGKGITGTYRIISSDKIPLVIQDLQHNPSAPTMDSLEKVNFPIRMLDEKVFAPCMTINPPGSAIGLVAETGPVFAVQVNFICGGLVLTIVGQHNTMDMTGLVSSINLLDKACHREPFSDEDLFIGNMDKSESIPLFDETWKHSSALGHEIVQTSKNTSVSTKVPPSPSKSSWGHVEFSAISLQNLKALAAQTVSPYSSFVSTDDIVTAFIWKLISRARLSRMEPETRSTLGRAVDVRKRLGLPMTYPGLLVNMTYTTYSLESIDQEPLARLHHSFAGS, encoded by the coding sequence ATGGGTAAAGGTATCACTGGCACCTACCGAATTATCTCGTCAGATAAAATCCCGCTTGTCATCCAGGACCTTCAACACAATCCGTCCGCACCAACAATGGACTCACTTGAGAAAGTTAACTTTCCTATTCGCATGTTAGACGAGAAAGTATTTGCGCCTTGCATGACAATCAATCCGCCTGGAAGCGCCATCGGTCTAGTCGCTGAGACTGGCCCTGTGTTTGCAGTCCAGGTGAATTTTATCTGCGGTGGTCTCGTTCTCACCATTGTCGGACAACACAATACTATGGATATGACCGGACTGGTAAGTAGTATTAATTTGCTCGATAAAGCGTGTCACCGAGAGCCATTCTCTGATGAGGATCTTTTCATCGGTAATATGGATAAAAGCGAATCTATTCCTTTGTTTGATGAAACATGGAAACATAGTTCTGCGCTGGGCCATGAGATAGTGCAGACTTCCAAGAATACAAGTGTAAGCACGAAGGTACCACCTTCTCCTTCAAAGTCTAGTTGGGGTCATGTGGAATTTTCTGCAATCTCGCTGCAAAATCTGAAGGCTCTGGCGGCGCAAACAGTTAGTCCCTATTCAAGTTTCGTCTCCACTGATGACATTGTTACCGCTTTCATCTGGAAATTAATTTCTCGAGCTCGATTATCTAGAATGGAGCCAGAGACAAGATCAACTTTAGGGCGTGCAGTGGATGTTCGAAAACGATTAGGACTTCCAATGACGTATCCAGGGTTGTTAGTGAACATGACGTACACTACGTATTCGCTTGAGAGCATAGACCAGGAACCCTTAGCGCGCTTGCATCACAGCTTCGCAGGAAGCTAG
- the HSU1 gene encoding cystathionine gamma-synthase (similar to Saccharomyces cerevisiae YLL058W), producing MTDIEFGQPLPSNLDYAVSFGIPTWDSAIGYAEKKPEVISKMSTGYPRYFPQPSIQTLCAYFVNKFGRDSELCRPFPSIKLASKCLEYVKSVAGPESEAHLEVETVEIRNDTGKPAGLVVTIAAVFASDDEFEIVREYWKLRGECVSSRLASTINQLLDVTSLKSGQAQHEVESKLLAAKKEGEEAKNTIKRRIVENRSNPFGLKKRDSNWEGLNLNPENDVYLVSSGMSAISTARNLLTFWEEKRSSECVLSSQNANEKEKSLVCDTVGIFGFPFKDTQVIMTKFGKCKFFGFGDSRDITELQKFLDASNQRLLAVFVETPSNPLLNMPNLKELRRLADAYGFFIVIDDTIGGLNVDILPYADIVCTSLTKLFNGASNVMGGSVVLNPKSALYQRAREYFKSGEFEDLLWGEDAVVLERNSRDFEDRTLRANTNTEKLLKELLLPEQGKTCKKIYYPTVNSKETINNYESVRNERGGYGCLFSVAFHSEGDAEAFYDSLKVFKGPSNGTNFTLACPYVHLAHHSELEEVSKFGADSSIIRVSVGLEETQLLLDVFSSALDVVKSRRSQQT from the coding sequence ATGACGGATATTGAATTTGGCCAACCCCTTCCTAGTAATTTGGATTATGCGGTATCATTTGGTATCCCTACATGGGATTCAGCAATAGGTTATGCAGAAAAGAAGCCGGAAGTAATAAGTAAAATGTCTACGGGATATCCCAGGTACTTCCCTCAACCTTCTATACAGACACTTTGTGCTTATTTCGTTAACAAATTTGGACGAGATTCAGAGCTCTGCCGCCCTTTTCCCTCCATCAAATTGGCTTCAAAGTGTTTGGAGTATGTGAAATCTGTTGCCGGTCCCGAAAGCGAAGCTCACCTAGAAGTGGAAACAGTTGAAATCAGAAATGATACGGGAAAACCTGCTGGATTGGTTGTAACAATCGCTGCTGTCTTCGCATCGGATGACGAATTCGAAATTGTAAGAGAGTATTGGAAATTAAGAGGTGAATGTGTATCCAGCAGATTAGCATCGACTATCAACCAGTTGCTTGATGTCACCAGTCTCAAATCAGGCCAGGCGCAGCATGAGGTCGAGAGTAAGCTTTTGGCAGCCAAGAAGGAGGGAGAAGAAGCTAAAAACacgataaaaagaagaatagTTGAAAATCGTTCCAACCCTTTTGGcttaaagaaaagggaTTCGAACTGGGAAGGATTAAACCTCAACCCAGAAAATGATGTTTATCTTGTCTCAAGCGGTATGTCTGCGATCTCTACAGCTCGCAATTTGCTTACATTTTGGGAGGAAAAGAGATCTTCTGAATGCGTTTTAAGCAGCCAGAATGctaatgaaaaggaaaaatcaTTAGTATGTGATACAGTTGGTATCTTTGGCTTTCCTTTCAAAGATACTCAAGTCATCATGacaaaatttggaaaatgtaaattttttggatttggaGATTCCAGAGATATTACTGAATTACAAAAGTTTTTAGACGCAAGCAATCAACGTCTTCTTGCTGTTTTCGTTGAAACACCTTCGAACCCTTTACTGAATATGCCTAATTTGAAGGAGTTGAGAAGACTGGCGGACGCATATggattttttattgtaaTTGATGATACTATTGGAGGCCTAAACGTTGACATTTTGCCCTATGCTGACATAGTCTGTACTTCCCTTACCAAGCTTTTCAATGGGGCTAGTAATGTTATGGGTGGTTCGGTTGTTCTAAACCCCAAATCAGCTTTGTACCAACGTGCCCGGGAGTACTTCAAAAGTggtgaatttgaagatctGCTATGGGGTGAAGATGCAGTGGTTCTTGAACGCAATTCGAGAGATTTCGAAGATAGAACATTGCGCGCTAATACGAATacagaaaaattgttgaaggAATTACTCTTACCAGAACAGGGAAAAACATGCAAGAAGATTTATTACCCAACCGTTAACTCTAAGGAGACCATTAACAATTATGAATCTGTCCGGAATGAACGCGGTGGATACGGATGTTTGTTTTCTGTGGCTTTTCATAGCGAAGGCGATGCCGAAGCCTTTTAtgattctttgaaagtatTTAAGGGACCTTCCAACGGAACCAACTTTACGTTAGCATGCCCGTATGTCCATTTGGCGCACCATTCAGAGTTAGAGGAAGTCTCTAAGTTTGGAGCTGACTCTAGCATTATTAGAGTAAGCGTTGGTCTAGAGGAAACGCAATTGTTACTGGATGTGTTTTCAAGCGCTTTAGATGTTGTGAAAAGCAGACGCTCCCAGCAAACATAA
- the SKDI12G0060 gene encoding uncharacterized protein (similar to Saccharomyces cerevisiae YLL056C): MKVFVTGASGFIGSAFLSELVSSGHEVVGLARSEESASKIESVSPSVKALRGDLKDLDILKRGASESEAVVHLGFIHDFTNYAQCCEIDRQATVAMLESLKGTNKPFIYTNGTLVLRPGKVANEKDTVDESSKCLRAATEETALSYKDKGVSVRCIRLAPSVHGKGDKGFVPVLMSIAEISGKSGYVGDGQIVWPAIHRSDAARLFRLVLEKGRAGKAYNGIAEQGIPLKDIAQLIGEIVNVPVVSIPEDDAEKHFGFMAVFVTNDGPVSSEATQEELGWKPQQLGLLEDVRINYRPT; the protein is encoded by the coding sequence ATGAAAGTTTTTGTAACAGGAGCTTCGGGCTTCATTGGTTCCGCATTTTTGTCAGAATTGGTCTCATCTGGCCATGAAGTAGTTGGTTTAGCAAGATCCGAGGAGTCTGCCTCGAAGATTGAATCAGTGAGCCCCTCCGTGAAGGCTCTTCGCGGCGACCTCAAGGATCTAGACATTCTGAAAAGGGGTGCTTCAGAATCTGAAGCAGTTGTTCATTTGGGTTTTATTCATGACTTTACGAATTATGCTCAATGCTGTGAAATCGACCGCCAGGCTACTGTGGCTATGCTTGAGTCGCTCAAGGGAACCAACAAGCCATTCATATACACCAATGGCACACTTGTGTTGCGCCCAGGTAAGGTCGCTAATGAAAAGGATACTGTCGATGAGAGTTCTAAATGTTTGCGTGCTGCTACCGAGGAAACTGCATTAAGTTACAAAGATAAAGGCGTTTCAGTAAGGTGTATTAGGTTGGCGCCCTCGGTTCATGGGAAGGGCGACAAAGGTTTTGTTCCAGTTTTGATGAGTATTGCCGAAATTTCTGGAAAATCAGGTTACGTTGGAGACGGTCAAATCGTTTGGCCTGCTATACATCGCTCGGATGCAGCTCGTTTGTTCAGGCTTGTTTTGGAGAAAGGAAGAGCGGGAAAGGCTTATAACGGTATTGCTGAACAAGGTATACCGCTCAAGGATATTGCACAATTGATTGGAGAAATTGTGAATGTTCCAGTGGTCTCCATCCCTGAGGATGATGCTGAAAAACATTTCGGATTTATGGCTGTATTTGTTACAAACGACGGCCCAGTTTCAAGCGAAGCCACCCAAGAAGAGCTAGGATGGAAGCCACAACAACTTGGGCTCCTTGAAGATGTCCGCATAAACTATAGACCTACATAA
- the YCT1 gene encoding Yct1p (similar to Saccharomyces cerevisiae YCT1 (YLL055W)) encodes MSKVDIEVEADSISSSDEILVPSTLADVTLAFMEENDAEVPEITPEEEKKLKRKLFLTIFTFVSAINLLLYMDKATLSYDSILGLFEDTGLSQNTYNTVNTLFYVGFAIGQFPGQYLAQRLPLGKFLGGLLAAWTVIIFLSCTARNFSGLVALRFFLGLTESVVIPILITTMGMFFDATERAAAQPFFFAACMGSPIPTGFIAYGVLHIKNPSISLWKIFTIIIGGLTFIMTIVVILWFPNNPADVKFFSVKERVWIIRRVQASTGSSIEQKVFKKSQFREAMKDHISWLFGLFFLLQQLANNLPYQQNLLFEGMGGVDALGSTLVSVAGAGFAVVCAFIASLTLMKWKDISALTAIFWTLPALVGSIAAAALPWGNKIGILANICMAGQIFGIPFIITLSWASSSASGYTKKLTRSSVCLFAMGIANIISPQIWREKDGPRFLPAWIVQIVLSFSLAPAILLLIHFILKRRNNERLKNYEENLQSYMDRVQLVESDRPSSIEKGKTITHENNLAVYDLTDLENKTFIYPL; translated from the coding sequence atgtCAAAAGTTGATATAGAAGTGGAAGCGGATTCAATCTCGTCGTCCGATGAGATCCTGGTACCCTCAACCCTCGCTGATGTTACGCTAGCGTTTATGGAGGAAAACGATGCAGAAGTTCCTGAAATTACGCCTGAAGAGGAGAAAAAGTTAAAGAGAAAACTGTTTCTCACGATATTCACCTTCGTCTCTGCCATCAATCTTTTACTTTACATGGATAAAGCTACTTTGTCCTACGACTCGATTCTGGGTTTATTTGAAGATACAGGTCTCAGCCAGAACACATATAATACTGTGAACACACTGTTTTACGTTGGTTTTGCAATTGGCCAATTTCCTGGGCAATATTTGGCCCAAAGGTTACCGCTTGGGAAGTTCTTGGGTGGGCTATTAGCTGCGTGGACTGTAATTATCTTTTTGAGTTGTACTGCTCGCAACTTTTCTGGGCTTGTTGCCTTGAGGTTTTTCTTGGGACTAACAGAGAGTGTTGTCATCCCAATCCTGATTACTACCATGGGCATGTTCTTCGATGCCACGGAAAGGGCTGCCGCCCAGCCGTTTTTCTTTGCGGCATGTATGGGGTCTCCCATTCCAACCGGGTTTATTGCCTATGGTGTTCTTCACATAAAGAATCCCAGCATTTCCTTGTGGAAAATATTTACCATCATTATTGGTGGTTTGACCTTTATCATGACGATTGTGGTTATTCTATGGTTTCCTAATAATCCCGCTGATgtgaagtttttttcagtGAAGGAGAGAGTATGGATTATTAGAAGAGTCCAGGCATCCACAGGTTCTTCTATTGAACAAAaggttttcaaaaagagcCAGTTCAGGGAGGCAATGAAAGATCATATAAGTTGGTTATTCGGgttatttttccttcttcagCAACTTGCTAATAACCTGCCCTACCAGCAGAATCTTTTATTCGAGGGCATGGGTGGCGTTGACGCCTTGGGCTCGACATTAGTTTCAGTTGCTGGCGCAGGTTTCGCGGTTGTTTGTGCCTTCATTGCTTCTTTGACGCTGATGAAATGGAAGGACATTTCAGCTTTGACAGCCATTTTTTGGACCTTACCGGCATTGGTAGGATCAATTGCTGCCGCTGCCTTACCATGGGGCAATAAGATTGGTATCCTGGCGAATATTTGTATGGCAGGTCAAATTTTCGGAATTCCCTTCATTATAACCCTTAGCTGGGCAAGTTCAAGCGCGTCTGGCTATACTAAGAAACTGACCAGAAGTTCTGTGTGTCTATTTGCAATGGGTATTGCTAACATCATCTCACCACAAATATGGAGAGAAAAGGACGGTCCGCGCTTTTTGCCAGCTTGGATTGTTCAGATAGTCCTATCATTCTCTTTGGCCCCTGCCATTCTGTTGTTAATCCATTTTATACTCAAGAGAAGGAATAATGAAAGACTAAAGAATTACGAAGAAAATCTGCAGAGTTATATGGACAGAGTCCAACTTGTTGAAAGTGATAGGCCCTCTTCAATcgaaaaagggaaaacgATAACACATGAGAACAACTTGGCAGTGTACGATTTGACTGATTTAGAGAATAAGACTTTCATATATCCTTTGTAG
- the MHT1 gene encoding S-adenosylmethionine-homocysteine S-methyltransferase MHT1 (similar to Saccharomyces cerevisiae MHT1 (YLL062C)) encodes MKRISIEKLILEYPTRVLVLDGGQGTELENRGINIGGPVWSATPFTSDSFWEQSSHDREVVEEMYRDFMNAGANVLMTITYQANFKSISENTSIQTLSAYNGFLDRIVSFTRRFIGEERYLVGSIGPWAAHVSSEYTGNYGPHPEDIDYYNFFKPQLDSFNENKDIDLIGFETVPNFHELKAILSWGEDIISKPFYVGLSVHDNGLLRDGTTMEEVSAHIKGLGSRINKHLLLMGVNCISFNRSTLILRTLHESLPDTPLLVYPNSGEVYDVKEKTWHWPTDKPESWDITVKTFIDSGARIIGGCCRTSPKDIAEIATAVRRYCE; translated from the coding sequence ATGAAACGCATCTCAATAGAAAAGTTGATACTTGAGTACCCCACAAGAGTTCTTGTCCTTGATGGCGGACAAGGTACAGAATTGGAAAACAGAGGTATCAACATAGGTGGTCCAGTATGGTCTGCGACACCCTTTACAAGCGACTCTTTTTGGGAGCAATCTTCCCACGACCGAGAGGTGGTGGAGGAAATGTACCGAGACTTTATGAATGCCGGAGCAAACGTTTTGATGACAATCACTTATCAGGCAAATTTTAAAAgcatttctgaaaatacTTCAATTCAGACTCTATCTGCTTACAACGGTTTTCTTGACAGGATTGTGTCATTTACTCGTAGGTTTATTGGCGAGGAAAGGTACTTAGTCGGAAGTATTGGTCCATGGGCTGCGCACGTTTCCAGTGAATATACTGGTAACTATGGTCCCCATCCAGAGGATATTGATTACTATAACTTCTTTAAACCTCAGTTGGACAGCTTCaacgaaaataaagatATCGATCTAATTGGCTTCGAAACGGTTCCCAATTTTCATGAACTGAAGGCTATCTTATCTTGGGGTGAAGATATTATTTCGAAGCCCTTCTACGTGGGGTTATCAGTCCACGATAATGGTTTGCTACGAGATGGCACCACTATGGAAGAGGTTTCGGCCCATATAAAAGGTCTCGGAAGTAGAATTAACAAACATCTCCTATTAATGGGAGTTAACTGCATTAGTTTTAATCGATCTACATTGATTCTAAGAACTTTGCACGAGAGTTTACCTGACACGCCTCTGCTGGTTTACCCAAATAGTGGAGAAGTATATGACGTCAAAGAGAAGACATGGCACTGGCCAACTGATAAGCCAGAGAGTTGGGACATTACAGTGAAGACATTCATTGACAGCGGTGCGCGCATTATTGGCGGTTGTTGCAGAACGTCTCCCAAGGATATCGCTGAAATTGCAACAGCTGTACGTAGATACTGCGAATGA
- the JLP1 gene encoding sulfonate dioxygenase (similar to Saccharomyces cerevisiae JLP1 (YLL057C)), whose protein sequence is MSPPSAQVANHIISNDSSIDIVTDGIKNLDYSSKQGYGNFDTHFYAGQDEVSPSGLLKIRGSYREKSKYPDYLPTWDPTEKYGPLEFHEYHDPALRADPNFPNLFAEEKIGQVKVKKVTPKLGLEINGIQLTDLSDAGKDDLALLVAQKGVVILRNQNFADEGPEYVTEYGKHFGKLHIHQTSGHPQNNPELHITYRRPDADEFARVFDNSTSSGGWHTDVSYELQPPSYTFFSVVEGPDGGGDTLFADTIEAFNRLSEPLQDFLSTLHVIHSSKEQAENSQSQGGIQRRAPVTHIHPLVRVHPILKKKCLYVNRAFSRKIVELKRQESESVLNFLYNVVESSHDLQLRAKWEPRTVVLWDNRRVQHSAVIDWEEPIHRHAFRITPQAERPVEDLKFLNDENYYPSSLTLNV, encoded by the coding sequence ATGTCTCCTCCATCAGCCCAAGTCGCAAACCACATTATCTCCAATGACTCATCAATTGACATTGTCACAGAtggaataaaaaatttagacTATTCTTCCAAACAAGGCTACGGCAACTTCGATACTCATTTCTATGCTGGTCAAGACGAAGTTTCCCCCTCTGGCTTGTTGAAAATCCGTGGGTCCTACAGAGAAAAATCGAAGTACCCAGATTATTTGCCTACTTGGGACCCAACCGAGAAGTATGGCCCATTAGAATTCCACGAATATCATGATCCCGCCTTGAGAGCTGACCCCAACTTTCCCAATCTTTTTGCAGAAGAGAAGATTGGGCAAGTAAAGGTGAAGAAGGTTACACCAAAATTAGGTCTCGAGATTAATGGGATTCAATTAACAGATCTCTCTGATGCTGGGAAAGACGATCTCGCTTTGCTTGTTGCACAAAAAGGAGTAGTTATTTTAAGAAATCAGAATTTTGCTGACGAGGGACCAGAATATGTGACTGAATATGGAAAGCATTTTGGCAAGTTACACATTCATCAAACCAGTGGACACCCTCAAAACAACCCTGAACTACACATTACCTACCGGAGACCTGATGCGGATGAATTTGCAAGAGTTTTCGATAACTCGACATCATCCGGTGGCTGGCATACGGACGTTTCTTACGAGTTACAGCCACCTTCATACACTTTCTTTAGTGTTGTCGAAGGCCCTGACGGTGGCGGAGACACGCTTTTTGCGGACACCATCGAAGCTTTCAACAGATTGTCTGAGCCTTTGCAGGACTTTTTGAGTACTCTTCATGTCATCCACAGTTCAAAGGAGCAGGCTGAAAACTCGCAAAGCCAAGGCGGAATACAAAGGAGAGCACCTGTTACACACATTCACCCATTGGTTAGGGTTCATCctatcttgaaaaagaaatgcttGTATGTCAACCGTGcattttccagaaaaatAGTTGAGTTAAAAAGGCAAGAATCTGAGTCAGTGTTGAATTTCTTGTATAATGTGGTGGAGAGCAGCCATGATTTGCAATTGAGAGCCAAGTGGGAGCCCCGCACAGTTGTCTTATGGGATAATCGCAGAGTTCAACATTCTGCTGTGATCGATTGGGAAGAGCCAATTCACAGACATGCATTCCGAATTACTCCTCAGGCTGAAAGACCTGTGGAggatttgaagtttttgaatgatgaaaattatTACCCCTCTTCATTAACTTTGAATGTTTGA